One Halosegnis longus DNA window includes the following coding sequences:
- a CDS encoding GNAT family N-acetyltransferase, with amino-acid sequence MIRPYDSDDADALWRLKRAFETAMGDTDDEAKAEAYDAKLTDEYREGWLAWVRRCTDDEECLFVAERDGDLVGYLFLLPERLAFVWDAAVLNEVYVTPDHRGTGVADDLMERGLAHAREQSLPLDRLVLDVDGENDRAKAFYDRYGFTRWGEMVVREL; translated from the coding sequence GTGATTCGACCCTACGACTCGGACGACGCCGACGCGCTGTGGCGACTCAAGCGCGCCTTCGAGACGGCGATGGGCGACACCGACGACGAGGCGAAGGCCGAAGCCTACGACGCGAAGCTCACCGACGAGTACCGTGAGGGGTGGCTCGCGTGGGTCCGCCGGTGTACCGACGACGAGGAGTGCCTGTTCGTCGCCGAGCGCGACGGCGACCTCGTCGGCTACCTGTTTCTCCTCCCCGAACGGCTCGCATTCGTCTGGGACGCCGCGGTCCTGAACGAGGTGTACGTCACCCCCGACCACCGCGGGACGGGCGTCGCCGACGACCTGATGGAGCGCGGACTGGCCCACGCTCGCGAGCAGTCGCTCCCGCTGGACAGACTCGTCCTCGACGTGGACGGAGAAAACGACCGTGCGAAGGCGTTCTACGACCGATACGGATTCACGCGCTGGGGAGAGATGGTCGTCCGCGAGCTTTAG
- a CDS encoding helix-turn-helix domain-containing protein translates to MDDTTRQRLATHIAGEVTMSDEPGATLRKWREEFDVTGSTLADELDVSPSVVSDYESGRRDSPGVGIVRRFVDGLLDIDAARGGDRLRQFARVLSAGFDSDIVHDLREYPTTVPLRRFYSAIGATEVVGGSDHTVAGHTVINSIAAISRLSSEEFYRLYGQSTNRALVFSDVTRGEGPLVAQRVVTPTPTAVVLHGLSEEELWEHAPALAQTDGYSLAVTDEPLDDVLDTLRGLP, encoded by the coding sequence ATGGACGACACCACGCGCCAGCGGCTCGCCACTCACATCGCCGGCGAGGTGACGATGAGCGACGAACCGGGCGCAACCCTGCGCAAGTGGCGCGAGGAGTTCGACGTGACCGGCTCGACGCTCGCCGACGAACTCGACGTGTCGCCGTCGGTCGTCTCGGATTACGAGTCCGGCCGACGCGACTCCCCCGGCGTCGGCATCGTGCGCCGGTTCGTCGACGGGCTGCTCGACATTGACGCGGCACGCGGCGGCGACCGGCTCCGACAGTTCGCCCGCGTGCTCTCTGCCGGCTTCGACTCCGATATCGTCCACGACCTCCGGGAGTATCCGACGACCGTCCCGCTGCGGCGGTTCTACTCGGCCATCGGCGCAACAGAGGTCGTGGGCGGCAGCGACCACACCGTCGCCGGCCACACCGTCATCAACTCCATCGCGGCCATCTCTCGGCTGTCGAGCGAGGAGTTCTATCGGCTCTACGGCCAGTCCACGAATCGTGCGCTCGTCTTCTCTGACGTGACGCGCGGCGAGGGGCCGCTGGTCGCACAGCGGGTCGTCACGCCGACGCCGACGGCGGTCGTGCTCCACGGACTGTCGGAAGAGGAGCTGTGGGAGCACGCGCCGGCGCTGGCTCAAACCGACGGCTACTCGCTCGCGGTGACCGACGAACCCCTCGATGACGTGTTAGACACGCTCCGCGGGCTTCCCTAG
- a CDS encoding DUF2150 family protein, protein MSTDESAEGDRELPEEFYSEERWNNWLTRLEDEDIDPENEDSARLLLNLQDDAAIAVAKIITAYRDDLLDEDEALDELEAFAAVVLDDVAIDDEDKAMLVDSVQMALHCVAASAEAFVVSGTPEEGTVAANIQAAVDAEADEEFDTAFNYCAQAGTLVIDGTDTDVSSIAADLEYGYVAEWVNGLDSLQDALSDPELVEEA, encoded by the coding sequence ATGAGCACCGACGAGAGCGCCGAGGGCGACAGAGAGCTACCAGAGGAGTTCTACAGCGAGGAGCGCTGGAACAACTGGCTCACCCGCCTCGAAGACGAGGATATCGACCCCGAAAACGAGGACTCCGCTCGGCTCCTGTTGAACCTACAGGACGACGCCGCCATCGCCGTCGCGAAGATCATCACCGCCTACCGCGACGACCTCCTCGACGAAGACGAAGCCCTCGACGAACTCGAAGCGTTCGCCGCCGTCGTCCTCGACGACGTGGCAATCGACGACGAGGACAAGGCGATGCTCGTCGACTCCGTCCAGATGGCGCTCCACTGTGTCGCCGCCTCCGCCGAGGCGTTCGTCGTCAGCGGCACCCCAGAGGAGGGAACCGTCGCGGCCAACATCCAGGCGGCCGTCGACGCCGAGGCCGACGAGGAGTTCGACACCGCGTTCAACTACTGCGCGCAGGCCGGCACGCTCGTCATCGACGGCACCGACACCGACGTGAGCAGCATCGCCGCCGACCTCGAGTACGGCTACGTCGCCGAGTGGGTCAACGGCCTCGACTCCCTGCAGGACGCGCTCTCGGACCCCGAGCTCGTCGAGGAAGCCTGA
- a CDS encoding metal-dependent hydrolase — protein sequence MPSTVVHVAFGLLCGAALLGARFDRRAVLVVVAACIIPDLDTFTSLVVASTHRAMLHTLLAPGLLALGLWHGTTRSDWLRARLRPGDVSRLWTGLFAYVAAGIGLDMFTALGVNPLYPLVDQFVAVDGRVGYDSGTLFQSFIEFPEPETDGGVNVGQRGSTETVHVASGVDPSRGAEEPGTERIFPVVFRGWHVTLVLVGCLATWLGLRDTEASA from the coding sequence ATGCCCTCGACCGTCGTCCACGTCGCGTTCGGTCTGCTGTGTGGGGCCGCGCTGCTGGGGGCGCGGTTCGACCGCCGGGCCGTCCTCGTCGTCGTCGCGGCCTGCATCATCCCCGACCTCGATACGTTCACCTCCCTCGTCGTGGCGTCGACCCACCGCGCGATGTTACACACCCTGCTCGCGCCGGGGCTGCTCGCGCTCGGCCTGTGGCACGGGACGACCCGTTCGGACTGGCTCCGCGCTCGGCTCAGGCCCGGCGACGTCTCGCGACTCTGGACCGGGCTGTTCGCGTACGTCGCGGCCGGCATCGGACTCGACATGTTCACCGCGCTCGGCGTGAATCCGCTCTACCCGCTCGTCGACCAGTTCGTCGCCGTCGACGGCCGGGTCGGCTACGATTCCGGAACCCTGTTCCAGAGCTTTATCGAGTTTCCGGAGCCGGAGACGGACGGCGGCGTGAACGTCGGTCAGCGCGGGTCGACCGAGACCGTCCACGTCGCCAGCGGTGTCGACCCCTCGCGGGGCGCAGAAGAGCCGGGAACCGAGCGCATCTTCCCCGTCGTCTTCCGCGGCTGGCACGTCACGCTCGTGCTCGTCGGCTGTCTCGCGACGTGGCTCGGACTCCGGGACACTGAAGCGAGCGCGTAG
- a CDS encoding transcription factor S, with product MQFCDECGSMMHTDGDRMVCSSCGHATVKDASLSEDYTSTEAQDDSDVIETTEDANFEGKPTDDTVRCDECGHGVAWYTIKQTGSADEPPTRFFKCRECGHRWREYS from the coding sequence ATGCAGTTTTGTGACGAGTGCGGCTCGATGATGCATACGGATGGTGACCGGATGGTCTGTTCGTCGTGTGGCCACGCGACCGTCAAGGACGCGTCGCTGTCCGAGGACTACACCTCGACGGAGGCACAAGACGACAGCGACGTCATCGAGACCACCGAGGACGCCAACTTCGAGGGGAAACCGACCGACGACACCGTCCGGTGTGACGAGTGTGGCCACGGGGTCGCGTGGTACACTATCAAACAGACCGGCAGCGCCGACGAGCCGCCGACGCGCTTTTTCAAGTGCAGGGAGTGTGGCCACCGCTGGCGCGAGTACAGCTAA
- a CDS encoding DUF7385 family protein has protein sequence MDDAEYEEFISSVTPIESADGIDSYRNTVAMACPACGEPFDDAVVCTDEYNSLELSLELDLCVTTHEGDAVIFTHKP, from the coding sequence ATGGACGACGCAGAGTACGAGGAGTTCATCTCGTCGGTCACGCCGATCGAGTCGGCCGACGGTATCGACAGCTACCGAAACACCGTCGCGATGGCCTGTCCGGCCTGTGGCGAGCCGTTCGACGACGCCGTGGTCTGTACGGACGAGTACAACAGCCTCGAACTCTCACTCGAACTCGACCTGTGTGTCACGACCCACGAGGGCGACGCCGTCATCTTCACGCACAAGCCCTAG
- a CDS encoding type IV pilin — protein sequence MYDRAQSSVIGPVLLVGVFVTVGVVAGGAVVSNVADQTTGVEANLAAEIEDGELRLTHMGGDTIAADRLHLLIRDGSTTRVAFTDGRLSGGDDIYGPGDVWRGDLSDYDISTDGPDSGLSVRLLTNDGDVVDSVSTIEEIVSTRTPATYAPGGTSTATPTATPTPESTPTPTPTPSVAERVEFSSVGTEDEELELCIRLSSPPSAAVETASVTELDEDDENDEEDDEGDDQRMDLDPGEVECLDFEDTEIEDETVERVTDRDDATHVVTLQYDDDSESTYYLRISEDDDDDDDDDDDDDDDDDDDDDDDD from the coding sequence GTGTACGACCGCGCTCAGTCGTCTGTCATTGGCCCGGTCCTCCTCGTGGGGGTGTTCGTCACGGTCGGCGTAGTCGCCGGTGGTGCGGTCGTCTCCAACGTCGCCGACCAGACGACGGGCGTCGAAGCAAATCTCGCCGCCGAAATCGAAGACGGTGAACTGCGGCTCACGCACATGGGCGGAGATACCATCGCAGCCGACAGACTTCACCTGCTGATACGCGACGGCTCGACGACGCGCGTTGCGTTCACCGACGGTCGATTATCCGGCGGGGACGATATCTACGGGCCCGGGGATGTGTGGCGTGGAGACCTCAGCGATTACGACATCTCGACGGACGGGCCAGACTCCGGACTCTCAGTCCGATTGCTTACCAACGACGGCGACGTGGTTGATTCCGTTTCGACCATCGAGGAAATCGTCTCGACACGGACGCCCGCGACGTACGCTCCCGGTGGCACATCCACCGCGACGCCAACCGCAACCCCGACACCAGAGTCTACTCCCACGCCAACGCCGACCCCGAGCGTCGCAGAGCGCGTCGAGTTCTCCAGTGTCGGAACCGAAGATGAAGAACTCGAACTCTGTATCCGACTCAGCTCACCTCCATCCGCCGCTGTCGAAACAGCAAGCGTCACCGAGTTGGATGAAGACGATGAAAACGATGAGGAGGACGACGAAGGTGACGACCAGCGAATGGACCTTGACCCCGGTGAGGTGGAGTGTCTCGACTTCGAGGATACGGAAATCGAGGATGAGACAGTCGAGCGGGTCACCGACCGAGACGATGCGACGCACGTCGTGACACTGCAGTACGACGACGATTCCGAATCGACGTACTACCTGCGTATCAGCGAAGACGACGATGACGACGATGACGACGATGACGACGATGACGACGATGACGACGATGACGACGATGACGACGACTAA
- the hmgB gene encoding hydroxymethylglutaryl-CoA synthase: protein MTDVGIDAAEIWTGKLKLDLAETFAPEKGDDPGKYTKGLGLYESSFPDTYEDIVTMGANACKRLMERNDLEPDDIGRIDVATESSFDNSKPISTYIAGCLEQTFDGDFHHANKGERKFACVAGTQAIDDAYNWIRAGRNRGRAAIVVATDTALYARGDPGEATQGAGAVAMLISEDPSLVTLSDEQGYGSADETDFLKPNQQFPSVDGKRSVQVYLARMREAVEDYESVAGEIHPDDFVYAPFHTPFPGMVRKAALLAYRHITRDTEIEEALAEQIGMQPRETEFDGEEAFLDAVSDYTDELKETTRYQEWYEATIDPTLDIARHVGNWYTGSVHVARLAALKRAHEAGREMTDERLFVASYGSGAQAEVHHETVQPGWKDEIAQLNIDEQIDARYDLDFAEYETVHDAHDHSKDRDYEEFTAPDAEFVFDGWGRMGERKYRYVE from the coding sequence ATGACCGATGTCGGAATCGACGCGGCGGAGATATGGACCGGCAAGCTCAAATTGGACTTAGCGGAGACGTTCGCGCCCGAGAAGGGCGACGACCCCGGCAAGTACACGAAGGGACTCGGCCTATACGAGTCCTCGTTCCCGGACACGTACGAGGATATCGTCACGATGGGGGCCAACGCCTGCAAGCGGCTGATGGAGCGCAACGACCTCGAGCCCGATGATATCGGGCGTATCGACGTGGCGACGGAGTCGTCGTTCGATAACTCCAAGCCGATTTCGACGTACATCGCAGGCTGTCTCGAACAGACCTTCGACGGCGACTTCCACCACGCCAACAAGGGCGAACGGAAGTTCGCGTGTGTCGCAGGGACACAGGCCATCGACGACGCGTACAACTGGATTCGCGCGGGTCGGAATCGCGGCCGGGCAGCAATCGTCGTCGCGACGGATACCGCACTCTACGCGCGCGGCGATCCCGGCGAGGCAACGCAGGGTGCGGGTGCGGTCGCGATGCTCATCTCCGAGGACCCGTCGCTGGTGACGCTGTCCGACGAGCAGGGGTACGGGAGCGCCGACGAGACGGACTTCCTGAAGCCGAACCAGCAGTTCCCGAGCGTCGACGGCAAACGCTCCGTGCAGGTGTATCTCGCGCGGATGCGCGAGGCCGTCGAGGACTACGAGTCCGTCGCGGGCGAAATCCACCCCGACGACTTCGTGTACGCGCCGTTCCACACCCCGTTCCCGGGGATGGTGCGGAAGGCCGCCCTGCTCGCGTACCGACACATCACCCGCGACACGGAAATCGAGGAGGCGCTGGCCGAACAGATCGGAATGCAGCCCCGCGAGACCGAGTTCGACGGCGAGGAGGCGTTCCTCGATGCAGTCAGCGACTACACCGACGAACTGAAAGAGACGACGCGGTACCAGGAGTGGTACGAGGCGACAATCGACCCGACGCTCGATATCGCCCGCCACGTCGGCAACTGGTACACCGGCTCGGTCCACGTCGCGCGGCTGGCGGCGCTCAAGCGCGCTCACGAAGCGGGCCGTGAGATGACCGACGAGCGGTTGTTCGTCGCCTCATACGGCTCCGGCGCGCAGGCGGAGGTCCACCACGAGACCGTCCAGCCGGGCTGGAAGGACGAGATTGCACAGCTCAACATCGACGAACAGATCGACGCGCGCTACGACCTGGATTTCGCCGAGTACGAGACGGTCCACGACGCCCACGACCACTCGAAGGACCGCGATTACGAGGAGTTCACGGCACCGGACGCGGAGTTCGTCTTCGACGGCTGGGGGCGCATGGGCGAGCGCAAGTACCGCTACGTCGAGTGA